The window CCATTCCAGGCGGACCCTTCCTGGTCGCCATGGGTCGGGCTGACCGAGCTGTCCATGTCCAGAACGATGTACTTCAGCCCGTTACGGTCATGGAACCGGTCGATCCATTGCCCGTTCAGGTCGGCCAGCGCGGCACGGTTCCCGGCCAGAGCCAGCGTCTCGGTCTCGAACCGTCCCATCTGCGATGCCGAGGCCGCTTGTGCATCGACCGCTCTGCCGCCGACAACTTGGCGCATGACCGGATCGCAGGCGAGACGGTTGGCGTCGTTGACATCCTCGTATCCGGCCAGCCGCCCAAAGACTGATTGCCGGAACAGGCCGTCGAGCCGATGGACCGTGTTCTTGCCAGAGCGAGTATCGCGCAGCGCCGCTGACGCCAAATCGGACAACCCGAGCGCGTCATCAAGCTCGCGCATCACCAGAAGGCCGCCGTCGGAACTGAGCTGCGTGCCGCGAAATTCCAGCCGCACGCGAGGGTCGAAATCCACCCGATCTGCCCGTTGCAAGCCCGCACCCTCTGGGTGATCCATGAAACGCGCCCCTCGCAGCCTTCAACACCATGTTTTATATAGGAAATATAATGGTCAGGACAGCGAAATCAGCGCCTTACTTGGGAAATGTGGGGTAATTGGACCTGACTGCCGGAGCGAAGACTCGCTTACTTTGACCTATCCTCGTTGAAGGGGGAGTTCGAATCGTCGATTGCTTGGCAGCATTGTCGTTGGACTGGGTAACCCAAAGCAGCCGAAGAGCCCAATGTCGGTTTTTGTCGGAGGCCGCCATTAGCGAGCCGGACGGGAGCGATTGCTTTGTCACAAGCGCCTGTGTCTGGCTCTCCACCGGAAAACGGGCGCCATCGGATTCAGATCTCGGTATTTTCGGCGGCAAGAGCATCCTCCACGTCGATTCCAAGGTAGCGGACCATATTCTCGATCTTCCTGTAGCCGAGCAGGATCTGAACGGCGCGAAGGTTGCCGGTGGCCCCATAGACAATCGATGCCTTCGTTCGGCGAGCTATGTCGCCACGACCGGAGGGATAACCGCCGAAGATGTGCGCGATCTGATGGTGGCCACGGTCGAACATCGCTTCGGCCAGGTGAATGCGTTGCTGCACGCCATCGAATGGCTGACGACAATGGCAGCTGAAGGTCCACTTTAAATGTCAATCAGCGAGACTGGTCGAGCGCTGGGTTGGTGCCCAACCCCAATCCAATTAGCCGAAGGATAAGTTCCTGTACCTCGCTTTCGGCCGTATGCCAGCGAAGACCGGCAGAATTGCGGGCGACGCCATTAAGGACGTTCAGGATCAGGCCGGGCGCGAGGGCGGCATCGAGACGTTGCTCATTCAGTGCGTTGCCAAGTGCCTGCTTATTGTGCTCCCTGCGTTGCCTTCCCTCTTCCTCAAGTTGCGCCGCCAAATTGGATCGAACGCTAGGTTCGCAGCGGGAGAGGCTTTCCCATGCTAGCCAAATCGGATCGGAATAGAGGGCCGCTAGGCTGTTGTAAAACCGGCTCAGATCACGAACAGCATTTCCTTCGTCTACGTACGTCAATTCACGGGGGCGAGAGAGAATGCCCTCTACAACGGCGTCGAAGGGCTTCGACCATCGCCGATAGAAGGTCGTCTTTGGCACGCCAGCCAGCGCGCATACGCGCTCAACGGTCAGCCCGGTGATCCCGTTCGTCGCCAGAACGTCAAGTGCGGACGAAATAAGCCTGTCCTGAAGTTCAGCCTGTCGCGGACGGCCCCGACTGCGGGCGTGCTCCATACTCGCCTCCACTATATGACCCTCCTCACGGAATATCGATACGCTACCGTTGACAAAATTACTTCCGCATAGCAACTCAAGTGAAAAGGATTTTGCATGATCGGCCTCCGCTCAAAAGGCGTGCGTCCGTAGATGGGAGTGGATTGTCTTGATGCTGCAAGAGACAGAGGCTGACGATCAAGGCGAGGTGATTTCTCGTCGAATGGTGTTGCTGGGCCTGCTGTCCACCAGCAGCTTAACCTTGGTGGGCGCTCAGCGGCCGAGGGCTGGATCGTCCGTCCGGCCTAACGTGGTCCTGATCGTTCTGGATGACGTGGGCTTTTCTGACTTTGGTTGTTTCGGCGGCGAGATACGTACGCCGTCGATTGACGCGCTGGCTGCCCGCGGTCTCCGGTATAATAGGTTCGAGACACGCGCGATCTGCTCACCCACCCGCGCGTCCTTGCTGACCGGACGCAACAGCCAGTCGATTGGTATGGCTGACATTCCCGACATCGCCGCAGGTCCGAATGCGCAGTGGGCAAAGAATAGCGGATATATCCCCGCGACGGCTGAGATGCTTCCGGCCGCTCTGAAGCGAAGTGGCTATGCCACCTGGGCAATCGGCAAATGGCACTTGTCGCCAAACACCGAGTTGGAACCCGG of the Sphingobium herbicidovorans genome contains:
- a CDS encoding TetR/AcrR family transcriptional regulator; this translates as MEHARSRGRPRQAELQDRLISSALDVLATNGITGLTVERVCALAGVPKTTFYRRWSKPFDAVVEGILSRPRELTYVDEGNAVRDLSRFYNSLAALYSDPIWLAWESLSRCEPSVRSNLAAQLEEEGRQRREHNKQALGNALNEQRLDAALAPGLILNVLNGVARNSAGLRWHTAESEVQELILRLIGLGLGTNPALDQSR